The sequence TCGACCCCATTGCCTTTTGCCCTGATAACATTGTTCATCGGAGCAGCCGGTGCAGGTTCATAAGCGCGCGCCGGTTCCCCGCCAGGTGCTCCGTAGCCCACAGCCGTAAAGACCTGCTGGTCATAGATCAGCCGGCGGCCGAGAATATCTTCAACCCGCCCAAGATTTATTTCGACGGTAACCTCTGCAGTTCCATCGGGCCTCTCAACATAGTCCACCTCGCGGGCGCCCTGTATCACCGTGGCAAGTCTCGCCCGAATGGTATCTGACTCGGTGATAAAATCTTTCACCTTGGTCTGGGAATTAATCTGAACACCGTAGATTATTTCCGCAAGATTTCTTAAGGCGTCCACCTTGGCGGCACGTTTCGCCATCAACCTCTGTTGCGGCCCCAGCTGCGCCTCTGCTGCCGGTGCTGTTATTGTCGTAATCAGCAGGGCGAGCAAAACATACAGGCTGCTCAGCGTGAGATATTTAATGGTTTTTTTCATGTTGACCTCCATTTTGATTGTTTTCATACCTGACCAGTCTATTAACGATAGAATACCACTCATCCAGCGTAACAGCCTGAGGGCCTCCTCCGGAGTCTGCTCTTCTTCTTTCCGGGCCGGCAGACGGCACGATAGCATTACTTGGGACGTTTGCCGTAATCCGGATTCCCCCGTCTTTCAGATACTCCTCCCTGATAATCGTCATGCCGCTGACAAAACCCGAGAGCTCCTGATACTGTATGTCGGATCCCTGTCCCTGCGCGGTCTTAGCCGCAAGGGAATTCCGGTAGGCATCGACAACCGCTGCACGCTTTGCCATCAGATGGGCCTGAGCAGGACTCTCAGCCTTGATTGGAGGATACCCGAGTCCCTGCACCGTTATCATCTCCGGGGCATCCTGCGAAAGAGAGCCTGCAGCAAACAGAAATACCGTGCAGATGACAAGGACGACACGGATGCCCCTTGTATCCCACGCTGCAAAAAAGATATGCCGGTTCATCGGGCAGGACCAACTTCGCCACCCGCCGGAGAATCATCATACCCCTGAGGATCATCGGTGCGGTAATGTCTGTGATGGTGCCTCGGTGCAGGGCCGACAGCGCCAGAAGGCTGATCATCATATGACGGAGCAGCCCCTCCAATCGCTCCGGCAGGCTGATAATACTCGCGGGCAGGTCCAACTTCACCATAGGGACGGGAATGCTCATGACAGCCCGACAAAAGAACAAATAAAGAACAAAGGATCAAAAGCCCCAACAGCGGTATTCTCATAGCATCCCTCCTGGTAACGGTCTGTTGTGTATTCTGTATATCCGTTATTTTACTGAAGTCCGCGTCCTTTTGAAAGCACCTCCTGAGCAGCCCGGTCACAATTCCGGTCAAAGCATTTTCAGGGTATTGATCAGGGCCTCAGCCTTCTTTAGACTCTCATAATGTTCGCGTTCAGGGTCTGAATCGGCGACAATACCGGCACCGGCCTGTACGTAGGCTGTCCCGTCCTTGATCAAAAAAGTCCTGATAATGATATTGAGATCCATATTGCCGTTGTACCCGATATAGCCTATGGAACCGGTATAGGGCCCTCTCCTTGTCGGCTCCAGTTCATCGATGATCTCCATGCAGCGCACTTTGGGCACTCCGGTAATCGTGCCGCCAGGGAACGTTGCCCTGATCACATCAAAGCAGTCCATTCCTTTGGCAAGTAATCCCCTGATATTGGATACGATATGGATAACATGAGAGTATTGTTCCGTTGTCATCAACTCATCCACATGCAGACTGCCATAGTCACAGACCTTGCCCATATCATTACGCTCAAGGTCAATGAGCATGATATGCTCTGCCCTTTCTTTCTCGCTCAGCAGCAGCTCAGCCCTCATCTCATCGTCTCCCTGAAGGTCCCTGCCCCTGGGCCGTGTACCGGCAATAGGCCGCGTATCCACTACCCTGCCCCTTACACGAACAAGTCTTTCGGGTGAGGAACTGACAATCTGATAGTCGCCAAATTCAAGGTATGCAGCAAAAGGTGAGGGATTGACCTTTCGCAGAATCTCATAAACAACCAGCGGAGCAATGTCCCCGATATTCGCAGACAGCCTGAGAGAAAGATTTGCCTGGAAAATATCACCTGCCGCTATATATTCCTTGGCCCGGCGCACCATGGCCAAATACTGATCTTTATCCGTCTCTGCTGAAATGGTAATGGTCTGCTGACCGCTTTCTCTCTGAATTACTTCCGGGCTTTGCTCAATCAGCAAAGCTATTCTCTCACCATGCTTCCGTGCTTCTTCGGAAAGTTCCATCCGTGATCCGGTGATTTCGGGAGAGCCCGGCACGGCTTCACGCACTCCTGGACAGATGATTATCCAGCTCTTTTTCTCCTTTAGGTCAAAAGCGACAACACGGTCGAACATAAAAAAGTGCGCATCCGGAATATGCAGGTCATCCTCAGCAGTTGCGGGAAGGTTTTCGAAATAGCGGACAAAATCATAACTGAACATGCCGGCTGCTCCTCCCTGAAAGGGGGGAAGCCCTTCCAGAGGTTCCTGGCTGACAGACCTGACAAGCTCCCGTAAGTGCTGCAGCGGTTTTCCCTTCGATACGGTTTTATTTCCAAGCCAGTCGATCTCAATAAGGCCGTCTTTTGACCTGAATTCCAGGAATGGCTCAATTCCTATAAAGGAATACCGCGATATCTGCTCAGGTCCCTTCAGGCTCTCAAAAAGCAGGCTTCTTTCGGAACGCACCTTTCTATAAACCTCAAAAGGGTTCTGAAAAGAGATCTCTCTGAAAATTGGCTGACAACAGACAGCGGACTGTTTTTTTTGTGAGGACATCAATACTGCAGATGGCTTCAAGCCAGAGCCATCTCTTCCTGTATGCGTTTAATCGCCTGCCCGGGATTGGCGTGATTCAGGATCGCCCTTCCCATGACAAGGTAATCAGCGCCCTGCTGAAGAGCCTTTTTCGGCGTCATCATCCGGTGCTGATCATCAGCCGCTGCCCACGACGGTCTGATCCCAGGTGTCACAATAAGAAAACCCCTGCCGCAATGGCTTCTGATCAAGGCCGCCTCCAATGCAGAAGCGACGACACCGTCAAGACCTGCCTTAAGTGACAGCCCGGCCAGATGTCTCACCTGCGTTTTAAGGCTGTGCTGAATGCCGATCTCGTGCTTCATTACCTCCTGAGACATACTGGTCAGCACCGTCACCGCAATGATCTTAGGTCTGGCAATATTCTCCGTCAGGCAGACATTTACCACCTCGTCCCTGCATTTTTGCATCATATCCAGGCCGCCTGAAGCATGGACATTGAACATAAACACTCCGGCCCGGGCAGCAGCAATGCCTGCCTTTGCGACCGTAGTGGGAATATCATGAAATTTGAGATCAAGAAATACCTTCTTACCCCTTTTATGAATTGCTTCGACAATTTTTGATCCGGCAACGGTATGCAGTTCAAGCCCCACCTTGAAAATCTCCACATGCGGAGAAAACTGGTCAACCAGCTCAACGGCATAGGAGTAATCAGCGACATCGAGGGCAAGAATCAGTTTTTCTTTTATATCCATAACGGCTATACCTTTGGCAGCACGATATCTTTCTGTGCCTGATATTTGCCTTTTTTATCCGCATACGACGTCACACAGACCTCATCAGCCCGGAGGAATACCAGTTGTGCAAGCCCTTCATTGGCATAAAGCCTGACAGGAAAAGGCGACGTATTTGAAACCGAGATGGTTATATATCCCTCCCACTCAGGCTCCAGGGGCGTAATATTTACGATAACGCCGCTCCGGGCATAGGTCGATTTTCCAAAACAGATCACGAGCACGTCACGCGGAATCCTGAGATATTCATAAGAGCGGCATATGACGTATGAATTGGCAGGGATCTCGCACACATCGCCCGTGAAATGCTCGAAGTTGCCTTCATCGAAATTCTTGGGATCGATCACTTTGCCTGGCTGAGGTTTTGGGAGTTTGAAGTCATTGGCAATCCTGATGTCGTAACCGTAAGCGCTCACGCCATAGGATATGACTCCCTGCCTCACCTGTGCATTTTCAAAGGGCTCTATCATACCCTTCTGTGCCGTTTCTATAATCCAGCGATCGTTCTTTACCATATCATTCACTACCCCCTGTAAGCGTGATATTATATCATGAGCACGCTGTTTTTATTGAAGAAGACGATTTTGAAAGAGTATAATTCAGCTCATGGATATATGCCTGATATGCGGTAATTCTCCGGATAAATGCACCTGTTTTTTGGGATGAGGGCATGACTGCCTCCTGGATCTGGGGGAACTGTTCTGTCCGGTATGCAGGCGGGAACCAATAACAATGAAGTTGAAATCGAAAGGAGAAACAGATGGCAGATGAACATTCTTTTGACATAGCAAGCAAAATAGACCTGCAGGAGGTCCTGAACGCTGAGCAGCAGGCCACAAAGGAGATATCGCAGCGGTTTGATTTCAAGGGAAGCAGGAGCTCGATTGAGCTGAACAAGGAAAAGGTAAGAGTAAAGGCGAAGAAGATAGACGACCTTCAGGCTCTGATAGCCCTGTTACGGGGAAAGGACCTCGGAATCCATATCGACTGCATTAATTTCCGCTGATTCTGATAAACGTTTAAGGGCCTTTTTTGCAGCAAGCGTCTCCGCTTCTTTCTTTCTGCGGCCTGAAGCAGTTCCGAGCATTTTATCATTGAGGTATACGGCCATGGTAAAGATTCGTTCGTGCTCATCACCTTCCTGGCTGATAACCTTATACTCAGGCAGCTTCCCGAAGAGCATCTGACTTTTCTCCTGAAGTTCTGTCTTGTAGTCAAAAAAATCTCCGTTTTCCATGGCGCGAACGAGCCGCTCTCTAAAGAGGCGCCGGACTATTTCTTTGGCCGTCTCAAATCCGCCGTCAAGATAGAGGGCGCCGATGACCGACTCAAGCGTATTGGCAAGAATGGACTTCTTTGTTGTTCCGCCTGTTGATTTCTCACCCTTTCCCAAAAGAAGAGAATCCCCGAGGGAAAGCTCCTGTGCAATACCGGCAAATACCGGCTCGCTCACGATATAGGACTTGATCTTCGCCAGGACTGCTTCACTATAGGACTCGTCATGAAGGAAGAGAAATTCCACGATAACCAGGCCTATGACCGAATCGCCCAAAAATTCAAGCCGCTCATTATGGACATCGGTTTTTTCCCTGTGCTCGTGATAATAAGACTTATGGGTAAGGGCTTCGCGGAGGAGTTCTTTATTGGTGAAGCAGTACTGAAGGTTTTTTTCTACGTCGTCAATATGGTTTTTTTTGTTCGGTCCGCTCAATTCTCGAACTTCTTAAAAAGCAGGCAGGCATTGGTGCCGCCAAATCCAAAGGAATTAGAAAGTGCATAGCGTACTGCTGCAGGCCTGGCCGTATGCGCCACATAGTCGAGATCGCACCCCTCATCAGGGTTGTCAAGATTTATGGTCGGCGGCAGCATGCTCTTATGGATACTGAGCACGCTGACTACTGCCTCAACGCCGCCTGCAGCACCCAGAAGGTGGCCGGTCATCGATTTTGTAGAACTCACCGCAAGTTTGTATGCATGGTCCCCAAACACACCCTTGACGGCATTCGTTTCCAGTTCATCGCCATGCTTTGTCGAGGTCCCATGGGCATTGATATAGTCGACCTCTGATGCGGTTATGTCAGCGTCCTTAAGAGCCATGGTCATGCAGCGCACCGCACCCTCACCGCCCGGCGCAGGAGACGTTATATGATATGCGTCACCGGTCAGTCCGTAGCCGACCAGTTCTGCATAGATTTTTGCATTCCGCTTAAGGGCACAGCCAAGTTCCTCAAGGATCACGATTCCGGCGCCTTCGCCCATGATAAACCCGTCACGATCGCGATCAAAGGGTCTGCTTGCCTTTTGAGGCTCATCATTTCGTGTCGACAACGCCTTCATGGCATTGAAACCGCCGATACCCATGGCAGTAATAACCGATTCAGTGCCGCCTGCAATCATGGCATCGGCATCGCCGCGCTGTATGATCTTAAAGGCATCACCGATAGCATGACTGCCGGTTGCGCAGGCAGTCGCCGGCGCCGCATTAGGCCCTTTTGCGCCAAACTTGATCGATATCTGGCCGGCGGCAAGGTTTATAATCAGCATCGGAATGAAAAAGGGTGTTATCTTCCTCGGTCCCTTTTCAAGAAGGACCTTGTGATAGTGTTCAATGGCAGGAAGGCCGCCCATGCCTGCACCCACATAAACACCAATGCGCGGCGCATTCGCCTCGTCGATCTTCAGGCCCGAGTCCTCCATCGCCATCGTAGCAGCAGCGATCCCGAACTGGATAAACCTGTCCATCTTCTTGATCTCTTTGATCTCGATATAATCTTCCGGATTGAAACCATCGACCTCACCCGCTATCTGAGTGGGAAAGGTCGATGCATCAAAATGGGTTATTCGCCGGATCCCGGACCTTCCCTGCATGAGACCCTCCCAGCTCTTTTCCACGCCGATGCCAAGAGGGGTAACAAGGCCAAGCCCGGTTACGACTACGCGTCTTTTGTCCATTAAGCCTGTTTTTTGGTTATGTAGCCTATGGCGTCCTTGACCTTCTGGATCTTCTCTGCGTCCTCGTCAGGGATCTCGACATTGAAGGCTTCTTCAAACGCCATAACCAGCTCAACCGTATCGAGCGAATCAGCTCCCAGGTCCTCAACAAATGAAGACTCAGTCGTGATCTCGGCAGCATTCACCCCAAGCTGTTTTGCAATAATCTCTTTTACTTTTTCCTCTACCATTCTTCTACCTCCATTATGATTTTCTTTTATTCTGAGAATACAAACTACATGTACATACCACCGTTCACATGGATCACCTGGCCGGTAATATAGCCGTTTTCCGGAGCAGCAAAAAAAACAACCGCACTGGCAACGTCATCCACTGAACCGAACTTTCCCATAGGGATAGATTTTAACATTTCCTGCCGTATATTTTCACTCAGCGCATCGGTCATAGCGGTTGAAATAAAACCCGGCGCAACCGCATTGGCGGTAATGCCCCTATTTGCATATTCACGCGCCGTTGTCTTTGTCAGGCCGATGATGCCTGCCTTTGATGCGCTGTAGTTGGCCTGACCGGGATTACCCATAAAAGCAACGACCGATGCAATATTGATAATCCTCCCATAGCGCTGCTTCACCATAACTTTTACCGCCTCTTTTGTGCAGAGAAATACTCCCTTGAGATTGATGCCGAGCACGAGGTCCCAGTCCTCTTCCTTCATTCTTAACAAGAGGCCATCCCGGGTGATACCAGCATTGTTGACCAGGATATCCACTCTGCCGAATTCCTTTACCGCTTCCTCAAATACTGCTGCAACCTCAGCCGATTTTGAGACATCCAGCTTCGCTGCCTTTGTCCTGATCCCCAGCGGTGAGAGTTCCTTTGCCGTTTCATCCGCACTCTCGAGGGATACATCGGCAATTACAATGTCGGCCCCCATCGCAGCAAACCTTTTGGCAATGGCCTTGCCGATGCCGCGGGCGCCGCCTGTTACCATCACCACCTGTCCCTTCAGTTCCATAACACCTCCTAAAAATAGGTGTCAATTTTAACAAAGTACCGCGTTCTTTGCCAGCATTTTCTCCTGATTTTATCAGGATTTATTGATAGAGGAACGCAAAATATTTCATCAATTTTTGGGCCGTTTGATTTTTCTTTTTTGATTGCTTACAATAAGGTCAATAAGTTTAGCATTTCAATACCTATAAAGGAGACTACTGATGACTGAAGCAACAATACTGATTGACGGGATGTCCTGCATGCACTGCGCAATGAGAGTAAAAAAGGCGATTGAGGCACTTGCAGGGATTAACAGCCTGAACGTTGAAGTAGGCAAGGCAGAAGTTCGGTATGATGAATCTCAGTCAAGCAAATCAGCTATAGAAGCAGCCATCATCAAGGCAGGGTACAAGATCAAAGCCTGATCAGTCGCTGCCGCGGATTTTCGCTCCTGTCTTTCCTGCAACATATTCGATCAGTGCAAGATGCAGGGGTTCGACATCACCTTCGGCCAGCGTACGGTCCTTGGCTCTATAGATGACACGAACACCGAGACTCTTCGTACCCTGCGGCAGGTTTTTCCCCTTATAATGGTCGAACAGCTCGACGTGCTCAATAATGTCTGACGGATACGTCCTGAACAGGGACAAAACCTCCTCTGCAGCGATCTGATCATTCAGAACAAGAGCCACATCACGGTCAATGGATGGATATCGCGGGATCTGCTGATAGACAATCTTCTGCTCAAGAAGCGGCAGCATCTGATCGAGGTCAATTTCAAATACGACAACCTGAGGCTTCTGGATCTTGAGTGACAGTCTTTCTATTATCTGCGGGCCAATCTCGCCCATGTACCCGATCTTGAGATCGCCCACATAAATATCGGCAGACTTCCCGCTATGGAGGAAGACCTCCCGGGAAGGAACAAAGGTATAATTATTGAGCCGCATTTCCTCAAACAGGGATTCGACAACACCTTTGACACCATAGAATGCCGGCACCGTGTCCTTCCATATGGACGGCGACATATCCTGGAAAAAGAGGCCGGCCAATCTCAATCCTTCCGTAGGAAGCGGTTTTCCCCAGTCAATGAATACGCGGGATACCTCAAAGATCCGTACGTCCCTGTTTCCCCGGGACAGGTTATATACAAAATTATTGACCAGTGCAGGCAGAAGAGTTGTCCTCATAAGGCACTCTTCCTGCCTGAGAGGGTTTAGGAGCGTTACATGCCTGTGTCTCTGCTCGTGCTCATGTGATTCGATTGAGAGAATATCAAGGTCAGCGCGGTTCATAAAGCTGAAATTGACAACCTCATTGAAGCCGTTTTTCCGGACCAAATCACGAATCAGCTGAACAGACCGCTCTGCAGCGTTCGGTAGTCCATCAGAAAGCGTTGTCCGCGGAGAACGAGCCGGAACACGGTCGAATCCATAACAGCGCACGACTTCCTCGATAATATCCACCGGGACGCCGATATCTCCCCGAAAGGGCGGAGGCCATGCAGCAAATTCATCACCCCTGTCCTCTGTCCTGATCCCGATTGCATTAAGAAGGCCAAGCACTTCCTCTTTATCGATTACAATACCGATAAGTGCGTTGATCCTGCGGTATGAAACGATTATCTCGACCGGCTGATAGGGAACAGGGCAATTATCAACCAGAGAACCGATCTGTCCTCCGGAAAGCTCAGCAATCAGAAGTGCCGCTCTGTTTAGTGCAGACTCAAGAAATACTCTGTCTGTTCCGCGTTCAAACCGATAGGATGACTCGCTCCTGAGGCCGAGCACCTTTGATGATTTCCTGATCGAGGCCGGTGCAAAGTACGCGCTTTCGAGGAATATATCCGTTGTTGCTTCCGTAACGGACGACCCCTCTCCCCCCATGATACCAGCGACCGCCACAGGAGAAACAGCATCCCAAATAAGCAGCGTCTCTTCGGGAATATTCCGTTCAATCGTGTCAAGCGTAGTCATAACCTGGTCTTTGCCAGCCCTTGCAACCCTTATTTTTCTGTCTGTCAGCTTTGCCGTATCGAAGGCATGGAGCGGATGTCCAAGTTCAAGAAGCACATAATTAGTGACATCAACGACATTATTGATCGACCGTATGCCGCACTTTTCAAGCCTCTTTATCATCCAGTCGGGAGAATCTTTAATCGTCACATTGACAATCGATCTTCCCGTATAGCGTGGACAAAGCTCAGGGTCATCGATGGACACCTCGATATCGGAAGGGCGCAGATCAACTGGTATCGCAGTTTCAGGGGATTTAAGCGGCAGCCGGTATAAAGCCGCGACCTCACGCGCCAGGCCAAAAACATTCAGACAGTCAGGCCTGTTGGGCGTAACATTGACCTCCATGACAACGTCGCCGCCGATCGTTTCCATGCCCTCAATCTCAAGGCCTGCCATGGTCAAGCGATGGGCGACATCCTCAGGAGATGCCGTAACATCCACAAATTCTTTTATCCAGTCAAGTGATACGCGCATGTTCTTTCCCGCCTGTCAGAATTGCTGCAAAAAACGAAGATCATTTTCGTAAAAGAGACGTATGTCGTCAATAGAGTACTTCAGCATGGCAAGCCGCTCTACGCCGATGCCAAAGGCAAAGCCGGTAAACTCATCAGGGGCATATCCCGCCAGTTCGAAGACTCTGGGGTTCACCATGCCGCAGCCCATCACCTCAATCCATCCGGTAGTCTTGCAGATCCTGCAGCCCTTGCCTGCGCAGAATATGCATCCGATATCGACCTCAGCGCTCGGCTCGGTAAAAGGGAAGTAGCTCGGTCTGAACCTGACCGGCGTTCCTTCGCCAAAAAAACGGTGGATAAAAAGTCCCAGCACACCCTTGAGGTCGCAAAATGATATATCCGTATCCACCATCAACCCTTCGACCTGGTGAAACATCGGCGTGTGCGATATGTCGGCATCGCACCGATAGACCTTGCCAGGGGCGATGATCTTCAGCGGCGGCCTCTTCTTCTCCATCACTCTGACCTGTACCGGAGACGTATGCGTCCTGAGCACGACATCATCAGAAACATAGAAGGTGTCCTGCATGTCACGGGCCGGATGATGTTTCGGAATATTAAGCGCCTCAAAATTGTAGTAGTCCAGCTCTATTTCCGGGCCTTCCTGAATACTGAAGCCCATCGGCACGAAGATACTCTTCATCTCATCGAGGACCTTGTTCAGCGGATGGATCTTTCCAGGAAGACAGGGCTTGCCGGGGAGTGTAATATCGATTTTTTCGGAAAGAAGACGTTTCTGTTTTTCAACGTCTTTGAAAAATAATTCTTTTTGATCGAGTGACTGCTCGACAAAGTCTCTCAGTTCATTGACAGCCTTGCCAAATGCGGGTTTTTGTTCAGGCGGGACAGAGGAAAGGGCCTTCATCTGAGCTGTTACCAGCCCTTTCCGTCCTGTATATTTTGCCTTGAGCTGCTGAAGTTCTGCTATCTCCGAAACCGTATCGATCTCGGCCAGAAATGCTTGTCTTAGGGAGAGCAGATCATCCACAGCCGGCTATGATGCAAGCTTTGCCTTGGCGGCCTCTGCAATCTCACTGAACGCCTTGGGGTCATGGTATGCAAGATTGGCAAGAGCTTTTCTGTCAAGCGTAATGTCAGCCTTTTTAAGACCGTTCATGAACTGACTGTAGTTCAATCCCATAGCACGCACTGCTGCGCTGATCCTTATGATCCAGAGAGCCCTGAATTCACGCTTCTTTGCTCTGCGGTCACGGTATGCATATTGAAGCGCCTTGTCAACAGTCTCTCTGGCAACCTTAAAGAGACGACTCTTTGCGCCGTAGTATCCCTTGGCCTGCGAAAGGAGTTTCTTTCTCCTTCTTGTATTTTTTGTTCCACTTTTTGCTCTGGGCATCTTCCTAATCCTCCTGATTCTTTATTGCTTCACATGGGCGCTTATTACCGCCCGCTACACTTCTTAACCGTAGGGTAAAAGCGTCTTGATGTTTCTCTCGTCAGTCTTGTTAACGACCGTTGACTGCCGGAGACTGCGTTTCCTCTTCGCCGGCTTGCTGGTAAGGAGATGGCTCGTGAAACCCTTGTTCCGCTTGACCTTGCCGGTACCGGTAAGCTTGAACCGCTTCGCAGCACCCTTGTGCGTCTTCATCTTTGGCATCGTTTCCTCCGAAAATAGTATTCCTGTTCTAAGCAGACATTCCTGTCCTGCTCCTGAACAAGAGTGGGTATTATACCCCAAAAGGATTTATTTTGTCACTCGGAAATTGCTATGATTTCGGCGCGACAACCATGGTTATATGATTGCCCTCAAGTCTGGGATTCGTCTCGATCTGATATTTTCCGGTGAGGCTCTGTATGATCTTGTCAAAAACCTTCATGCCGAGTTCAGGGCGGATGATCTCGCGTCCCCTGAAATACATGACGACCTTTGCCTTGTCGCCGTCCTCAATAAAGCGGTTGATATTCCTGATCTTGAGCTGAAGATCGTGCTCATCGATCTGCGGCCTGACCTTCACTTCCTTGAGGTCGATCGTCTTCTTCTGCGTATGCTTCTTATGGAGCTGGTATTTATATTTG is a genomic window of Nitrospirota bacterium containing:
- a CDS encoding dCTP deaminase, whose product is MVKNDRWIIETAQKGMIEPFENAQVRQGVISYGVSAYGYDIRIANDFKLPKPQPGKVIDPKNFDEGNFEHFTGDVCEIPANSYVICRSYEYLRIPRDVLVICFGKSTYARSGVIVNITPLEPEWEGYITISVSNTSPFPVRLYANEGLAQLVFLRADEVCVTSYADKKGKYQAQKDIVLPKV
- the fabG gene encoding 3-oxoacyl-[acyl-carrier-protein] reductase, whose translation is MELKGQVVMVTGGARGIGKAIAKRFAAMGADIVIADVSLESADETAKELSPLGIRTKAAKLDVSKSAEVAAVFEEAVKEFGRVDILVNNAGITRDGLLLRMKEEDWDLVLGINLKGVFLCTKEAVKVMVKQRYGRIINIASVVAFMGNPGQANYSASKAGIIGLTKTTAREYANRGITANAVAPGFISTAMTDALSENIRQEMLKSIPMGKFGSVDDVASAVVFFAAPENGYITGQVIHVNGGMYM
- a CDS encoding LPP20 family lipoprotein, which translates into the protein MKKTIKYLTLSSLYVLLALLITTITAPAAEAQLGPQQRLMAKRAAKVDALRNLAEIIYGVQINSQTKVKDFITESDTIRARLATVIQGAREVDYVERPDGTAEVTVEINLGRVEDILGRRLIYDQQVFTAVGYGAPGGEPARAYEPAPAAPMNNVIRAKGNGVEPNDPSMSPPEKTLMGKRAAKIDALRNLLEQVYGVTVKSKTTVRDFVTQSDDMKARVSAFVRGARVVAERSLGDGSYEVEVELELDPLMGIISGR
- a CDS encoding phenylalanine--tRNA ligase subunit beta, encoding MRVSLDWIKEFVDVTASPEDVAHRLTMAGLEIEGMETIGGDVVMEVNVTPNRPDCLNVFGLAREVAALYRLPLKSPETAIPVDLRPSDIEVSIDDPELCPRYTGRSIVNVTIKDSPDWMIKRLEKCGIRSINNVVDVTNYVLLELGHPLHAFDTAKLTDRKIRVARAGKDQVMTTLDTIERNIPEETLLIWDAVSPVAVAGIMGGEGSSVTEATTDIFLESAYFAPASIRKSSKVLGLRSESSYRFERGTDRVFLESALNRAALLIAELSGGQIGSLVDNCPVPYQPVEIIVSYRRINALIGIVIDKEEVLGLLNAIGIRTEDRGDEFAAWPPPFRGDIGVPVDIIEEVVRCYGFDRVPARSPRTTLSDGLPNAAERSVQLIRDLVRKNGFNEVVNFSFMNRADLDILSIESHEHEQRHRHVTLLNPLRQEECLMRTTLLPALVNNFVYNLSRGNRDVRIFEVSRVFIDWGKPLPTEGLRLAGLFFQDMSPSIWKDTVPAFYGVKGVVESLFEEMRLNNYTFVPSREVFLHSGKSADIYVGDLKIGYMGEIGPQIIERLSLKIQKPQVVVFEIDLDQMLPLLEQKIVYQQIPRYPSIDRDVALVLNDQIAAEEVLSLFRTYPSDIIEHVELFDHYKGKNLPQGTKSLGVRVIYRAKDRTLAEGDVEPLHLALIEYVAGKTGAKIRGSD
- a CDS encoding heavy-metal-associated domain-containing protein, whose product is MTEATILIDGMSCMHCAMRVKKAIEALAGINSLNVEVGKAEVRYDESQSSKSAIEAAIIKAGYKIKA
- the fabF gene encoding beta-ketoacyl-ACP synthase II: MDKRRVVVTGLGLVTPLGIGVEKSWEGLMQGRSGIRRITHFDASTFPTQIAGEVDGFNPEDYIEIKEIKKMDRFIQFGIAAATMAMEDSGLKIDEANAPRIGVYVGAGMGGLPAIEHYHKVLLEKGPRKITPFFIPMLIINLAAGQISIKFGAKGPNAAPATACATGSHAIGDAFKIIQRGDADAMIAGGTESVITAMGIGGFNAMKALSTRNDEPQKASRPFDRDRDGFIMGEGAGIVILEELGCALKRNAKIYAELVGYGLTGDAYHITSPAPGGEGAVRCMTMALKDADITASEVDYINAHGTSTKHGDELETNAVKGVFGDHAYKLAVSSTKSMTGHLLGAAGGVEAVVSVLSIHKSMLPPTINLDNPDEGCDLDYVAHTARPAAVRYALSNSFGFGGTNACLLFKKFEN
- a CDS encoding DUF520 family protein, with the protein product MADEHSFDIASKIDLQEVLNAEQQATKEISQRFDFKGSRSSIELNKEKVRVKAKKIDDLQALIALLRGKDLGIHIDCINFR
- the pyrF gene encoding orotidine-5'-phosphate decarboxylase gives rise to the protein MDIKEKLILALDVADYSYAVELVDQFSPHVEIFKVGLELHTVAGSKIVEAIHKRGKKVFLDLKFHDIPTTVAKAGIAAARAGVFMFNVHASGGLDMMQKCRDEVVNVCLTENIARPKIIAVTVLTSMSQEVMKHEIGIQHSLKTQVRHLAGLSLKAGLDGVVASALEAALIRSHCGRGFLIVTPGIRPSWAAADDQHRMMTPKKALQQGADYLVMGRAILNHANPGQAIKRIQEEMALA
- the rnc gene encoding ribonuclease III, yielding MSGPNKKNHIDDVEKNLQYCFTNKELLREALTHKSYYHEHREKTDVHNERLEFLGDSVIGLVIVEFLFLHDESYSEAVLAKIKSYIVSEPVFAGIAQELSLGDSLLLGKGEKSTGGTTKKSILANTLESVIGALYLDGGFETAKEIVRRLFRERLVRAMENGDFFDYKTELQEKSQMLFGKLPEYKVISQEGDEHERIFTMAVYLNDKMLGTASGRRKKEAETLAAKKALKRLSESAEINAVDMDSEVLSP
- the acpP gene encoding acyl carrier protein; the protein is MVEEKVKEIIAKQLGVNAAEITTESSFVEDLGADSLDTVELVMAFEEAFNVEIPDEDAEKIQKVKDAIGYITKKQA
- a CDS encoding anthranilate synthase component I family protein codes for the protein MRSERSLLFESLKGPEQISRYSFIGIEPFLEFRSKDGLIEIDWLGNKTVSKGKPLQHLRELVRSVSQEPLEGLPPFQGGAAGMFSYDFVRYFENLPATAEDDLHIPDAHFFMFDRVVAFDLKEKKSWIIICPGVREAVPGSPEITGSRMELSEEARKHGERIALLIEQSPEVIQRESGQQTITISAETDKDQYLAMVRRAKEYIAAGDIFQANLSLRLSANIGDIAPLVVYEILRKVNPSPFAAYLEFGDYQIVSSSPERLVRVRGRVVDTRPIAGTRPRGRDLQGDDEMRAELLLSEKERAEHIMLIDLERNDMGKVCDYGSLHVDELMTTEQYSHVIHIVSNIRGLLAKGMDCFDVIRATFPGGTITGVPKVRCMEIIDELEPTRRGPYTGSIGYIGYNGNMDLNIIIRTFLIKDGTAYVQAGAGIVADSDPEREHYESLKKAEALINTLKML